Within Quercus lobata isolate SW786 chromosome 5, ValleyOak3.0 Primary Assembly, whole genome shotgun sequence, the genomic segment CATATGtagttaagaaacaaaaaaaaaaagtgtgttaggttctaaagtcttaggattttatgtatttagaactctaatttgtattgttggcaaaccatgatcaaaacaatgtgtttagaagtgttttagacTAGCTCAAAGTTATGCATTTATGTAACGTTAGAATCGAGTTACAGCAGGAAAGCATTGTGTctttcggcctggctcaatcgatcgaaagacaagctcgatagatcgaaactcgggcagaatgattttctgtagacttttccaactcagccctaagtgttttaaaatgtttttagggtttcttatttgtcctaagtataaaaggcaaatcctaaccacgttttagtgttgctcattaTTGCGGTTTAtgtaaatcttttgtgagatctagaggagctttcctttacacaaacttagggttttcaaggagaagatttatctacgccttgatgatcaattcagttgctgccattgaagcttaaagaaaacacaagtaggtgtgcttgtatctggtggtgaatccaagaaagaaggagtctgtggattcggaacttgcacgtggtcgtgtcagtaagttctactggttggtagcaataagaagtcgagcgtgggggcttgtaagtcttattgtatgaatttcgattctttcaagatagtggattcaagtttaccttgaggatagttaggtcaaatcctccctaggtttttaccggtttggtttcccgGGTGATcatattttgtgttatttattttccgctgctttgcatgctttgatctttattattgtgataacttagacttgtttaattagactaagtaacaacttggctaattacctaggttaaatcaattgtttaaggggtctaaaaactatcaagtggtatcagagcgggtagctcttttgttgttgatcctttgatcactgagctgatccttgacccctgttgtcatggaacacagacactctctagttattcctcctcactttgatgggaataattatacttattggaaagtaaggatgaaagcattcctgaaattcattgatgagagagtgtggaattccgttgaatacggatgggagaagcccactactcctgttagtgagtgggaaacttctcaaaaagaagcagttgtgtttaatagcaaggctatgaatgcgatctttaacgctgtttctatggagaaatttaagagaatctctaatgttgaggttgctcatactgcttggaatatcctccagactgtgcatgaaggcacaaaggctgtcaagattaataaattgcagcaattgacttctaaatttgaaagcattaggatgtatgatgatgaatcttttgatgaattctatgctaaattgaatgatattgttaattctgcttttaacttggatgaaatttatgatcaacctaaaattgttaggaagattcttagatctttaactaaAGACTTTAGACCTAAGGTggctgccattactgaaagtaaagatgtggactccatccctgttgatgaacttgtaggatctcttcaatcttatgagttggatctacccaaaactaccaaatccaaatcaatggctcttaagtcagttgatgatgttgaaggtggtggatttgatgatgagctctctactACGGAGATTGtctaccttgccaagaactttagaaactttctcaggaatagtaatagaaaggcaagaggcacaaacactgctgaacctagaaactttaggaagtatgatcccactaaggttaataataatgataaacctagagaaaaagtaggtcaatcttccaataattctttgggttctcagtgttttggatgtcaagcgtatggacacatgaaatctgaatgtcctacctatttgaagtcaaagggtaaggctatggctgtaacccttagtgatggtgaagtttctgataatgagtctgattgtgatgaggatggaaacttcattgctttcatcgctactgctgtagtcgatgagagcatatctgttgaagaaaACTCTTCTGATAGGGAACTCtttgaagatgcagatcttcaagaggcctataataaactttgcaaagttgttgcaaaggatgctatgaatgttgaacttggcctgaagaaaattgaatctcttgagcttggaAAGAAGAGTTTgcttgttaaactgtttgatactaatgaacttttgaacaatgtgaaaactgagaatatgcttttgcttgataaagttaaatctttggaacttgatttatctgttgctagatctgctagttctaaacttgatcaaatgctgagtgttcaaaagttttcttctgacaaaactggattaggttatgttgaaagcatctctatgtctgctccccattccacaaaatttgttccttcatcttctttttctgaaCCTTCTGtaagtgagatagtgagtgaaactgtcaaaccccctatGAGTGAGGTTGTTAAACCCATAGAAGGtccatcatctaggaagattagggttgatctgaaagagtctaagtctaagaaACTTActctatctaaggacaagacacatgataagcctgcatgggtttgtcacttttgtggaaagtctggacacattcgtccaaactgttacaagctgcaagctgcaagctgcaaagagagcaaacaaaccaaaagtatatgtgcctcaagcacaagatcctatggtacttattggtgaattggtaaagggtttaaacctttattctaatcctggagttggtaatcattctcatgtgaataagaactccaatgctcatggtgcatctaaaaggttttggatgcaaaagactcgaactaactgagtctttctgacatggttcTTGTACTTCATTGTTCTACCCTTTGTggccattgttctttggttttgtttttcttttttttgttttctaggatttgtattgcataacattcatgcatttcattctaagtgtttaaaaaaaaaaaaaaaaaaaaaaaaaaaaaggaagcaaattttgttttgtactattcttcttggtttttgagaacaaggttggtcaatttattttcacataacatgtcttctgtaccttgtttagttttgatgagcttacttattgcactttactagttgaagttttgtagtgcatgttgtgtgggaaagatgtttatggtttttgattgcactgtcttaatcttgaagtcacatgtttttgaatgttggacttgaacttttagagaaaggcatataTAATCAACTCATCACTGTTCACTagtcaatcatgaacaccttagtgcatatcataagattttgtgctcgagaaagtgtagcacatgcacaaaaagaacataaggtgaagcctcggtttaaatttcttaattctgaaaatcaaaattggtgtgtactattaggcttgatgccaaactcacatgacttaaattgatatgtatattatgaggcataaattcaagaaacttatataattgcaagcttatgatctaggagatgtgggagttatatgatataaCTCTTTAGGTAATCAAGTATCATTGATACTGTATCATAAACATAATTATGATGTTTATTTGCTGTGTTATAGAGTGCTTTGTCGGGAGTATGAGATTGAGAAACATGGAAAACCAATGccataataattaattagttgAAAAAGGATTGGCTAAAGCTGaaacaggaaaagaaaatgcaGCATAacacttttcttctttatggTTATAATGCTTACCTTTATTACTCTACCAAGCGAAGTTGATACGGGTGCCTTTAAGCAATCTTTGAAACAAAGCATGGTTGCTCTCATGgcttgagagagggagagaggcaCGGGAGTATGAAATTGATGAAGCGTGAAAAATGTTACAGcattcaaacttcaaagcttTGAACAAGTATATAAAACCATACTAAGTTCCAAATACAACCAGTGTTGGAAGAGAGTAAAAAAACAATCCAGTCTGACACATAATTAATTATCTTGTACCAAGTGGGATTCACTTATTGTAAGAGATATGTTAGTATGTTACATTACATGTGCCCTATGTTGGAGACATATGtagttaagaaacaaaaaaaaaagtgtgttaggttctaaagtcttaggattttatgtatttaaaactctaatttgtattgttggcaaaccatgatcaaaacaatgtgtttagaagtgttttagacTAGCTCAAAGTtatgcatttatgtaaagttggaatcgagttaaagcaggaaagtaTTGTGTCTtttggcctggctcgatcgatcgaaagacaggctcgatcgattgaaactcaggcagaatgattttctgcagaattttccgaCTCAGCcttaagtgttttaaaacgtttttagggtttcttatttgtcctaagtataaaaggcaaacgctagccacgttttagtgttgctcattattgcggtttgtgtaaatctcttgtgagatctagatgaactttcctttacacaaacttaaaGTTTTCATGGAGgagatttatctacgccttgatgatcaattcagttgctgccattgaagtttaaagaaaacacaagcaggtttgcttgtatctggtggtgaatccaagaaagaaggagttcgtggattcggagcttgcacgtggtcgtgtcagtaaattctactggttggtagcaataaaaAGTCGAGCGTAgaggcttgtaagtcttattgtatgaacttcgattctttcaagatagtggattcaagtttaccttaaggatagctaggtcaaattctccccaggtttttactggtttagtttcctgggtgatcatatcttgtgttatttattttccgctactttgcatgatttaatctttattattgtgataacctagacttgtataattggactaagtaataacttggctaattacctaggttaaatcaattgtttaaggggtctaaaaactatcaaagtGTGTTATTACTTGTaacagaaaatataaaatagggAAAGGTAAACCAATGCCTTTTAGAAAActaattttagaaacattttattgagtaaaaataatcttagatacttagtgtgcgtttggatacagcttattttgttgaaaactgaaaacaataaaaaaataattttttttactattttttactgttcattgacctaaatacactgttcatgaccaatgaacagtgcataaCATGCttgctctaaaaaaaaaaaaaaaaaaggcctgaACAATACAAATGTTTAAGGTTCAGTTTGGTTAGagagtttaaagtttaaacaacatttttcaaatgTTAGTATATCCATTGAAAAAAGGTTGGGCATTGCcggaaaggggaaaaaattacagcccagaactttttttttttacctttgcTATTCGCGCAAGCAAGGTAGATACCAGTAAGTTTCTTTAAATTGTGAGTAGTGTCTATGGAACAAAGCATGATTGCTTACATAGCCcgagggagagagagatggtaAGGGAggataattttgaaatattgatGAAACCTTATCGAGCAATCATGGAAAAAGATTTGGAGGCCGTGAAGAGATACTACATGGAGAATGAAAACGTGGGTCATCCTCTGACAGACACCGGGGACACTGCACTTCATGTTGCAGTGTACACCGGCAACAAGGAATTGTTTAGTTTTTTACTTGATCTTGCACCATTTTTGTCTGATATTAGGAATGAACTTGGAAACACAGCACTTCATGAAGCGGCAGCAGCTGGAAATGTCAAAATGGCAGAACACTTATTATGTTTTGGCGAAAGCCAACTTGACGTAAAAAACAATAGTGGTGAAACTCCTTTGTTTATAGCCGCTGCATTTGGTAAAACAGAAATGGTTAAGTTTTTGATTGTGGATGCTGGGAAAAGCAACCCGATTAAGGAAAATCACTGCACACGAAATGACTCCAAATAACTACATTGGTAGACTTTTGTCTCTCTTTCATTTCATATATGTTGattaaaatctctctctctctctctctctcttctttttttttttttttttttggggtttaaaTCTTAAAATCACTCTCTCTCAATTACAGATACAGCTTTGGGGTTACTATATTGGGATAAATCTCTTCTACGCTTTGGCCCGGCATGTTTTCAACTGCTAGCGAAGATGCCTTCTGCTTTCAAGAGTGGACATCCCATGGGCATATTGGAGGGACTAATCTATCTTTGTATgccaaacaaaatatatatgatggtttttagaccccttaaacaattgattaaacctaggtaattagtcaagttgttacttagtccaattaaacaagtctaagttatcacaataataaagatcaaatcatgcaaagaagcggaaaataaataagacaatgatatgatcacctaggaaaccaaaccggtaaaaacttggggaggatttgacctagctatcctcaaggtaaacttgaatccactatcttgaataaatcgaagttcatacaaaaggacttacaagcacccccgcttgacttcctaacgctaccaactagtagaacttactgacacgaccacgtgcaagctccgaatccacggactccttctttcttggattcccaccagctacaagcacccctgcttgtgtattatttaaactttaatggcagcaactgaattaatcatcaaggtgtagataaatcttctccttgaaaaccctaagtttgtgtaaaggaaagctcctctaaatctcacaagagatttacacaaactacaatatgagcaacactaaaatgtggctagggtttgccttttatacttaggataaataagaaaccctaaaaacgttttaaaacaaatagggttgagttggaaaattctgtagaaaagcGATCTGCCCGAGCTTTGATCGGTCGAGcttaagcttcgatcgatcgagctaggccgaaagccacagtgcttcctgctttaaactcgattccaactttacattgacatacaactttaaGCTaactttaaacacttctaaacacattgttttgatcatggtttgccaacaatacaaattagagttctaaatacataaagtcctaaactttagaacctaacaatatatGTTACCCAgcttcaaaaattaaaatttcctaCTGTGTACACGGGCTAACTGAACCTGTATTTCCAATACAGGCCTTCCAAATGATGATGATCTTCATCTTCACAATGACACTTCAAGTCCAATTGAGGATCTTGAATGTGGCCGTGGCTGGAGTTGTCCCCGCCCATTTGGCTGCTTAGGTGACCATAAAGGTAATCAATACagaagaaaattttctcccAATGTACTTTCATTCATCGGGAAATTAAGATATTtctatttgaaataaatttatttacagTTTAcgttaaaattacaaatttaaaggAGTATTCATTGTCACGAtttttgaaagtttagataaacaCTTTGTACTAATTAAGATGGACTTGATCTTTCCAAATATTCATGACCCTAAAGAAACTACCTTGGGGGAACACCAATAAAATGAAGCTTGTTTTTCtaagtgttaggttctaaggattaggaactaatgtattagaactctaatttgtaatgttggcaaaccatgatcaaaacaagttttagtcttgtttagactttcTCAAAGTGTAtgcgttttatgtaaagttggaatcgagttactgTAGAATTTATTGTGCAATTCTATCTGGCTCGATTGgacgagaattagactcgattgatcgaaacttGGGCAGAaagtttttctgcagaattttccaattcAGCTCAACCTCgtttgatgtgtagggttttatgttttgtcttaagtataaaagagaaaaccctagccacgttttttggAGATGCTCTagatgttgtgtgtgtgaatcttttatGAGATCAAGAGGTGTGCCTTCACACATATTTAGGGTTTCCAaaattcaagattatgtcaagaacttggtgatcggATTCAGTTGTTGCATttagagcttaaagatacacaagcgagaatgcttgtacttgctgggaatccaagaaagaagtagtccatggactcaGAGCTATCAcgtggttgtggtagtaagtttcctacttgaggtagcaataggatgttagtggtctaagtcgctattgtgtaaacttcaattattttatagtggattcagtttaacttgaggatagctaggttaaatcctccccaggttttttaccagtttggttttcttgagtCATCATATCgttatgttctttattttccactcttgtcaatgatatgatatttgtgttaacctagacttgataatttggactaagtaatcacttggctaattacctaggttaatctagtCATGTTTTAAGGGGtccaaaaacaaacaagtggtatcagagcaggttgctctcttgttgtagatcttttgatctttgAGCTGATCTTTGACCCCGGTTGTTATGGAATACGGACACTCTCTGGTTATTCCACCTCATTTTGATGGGAGTAACTATGCTATTAGAAAGTAAAGATGAAAACATccctgaaatctattgatgagagagtctggaactctgttgaatacggatgggagaagcccactactcctatTAGTGAGTGGTAAACTTCTTAAAAAGAAGCAGCTGCATTCAATAGCAAaactatgaatgctatctttaatgctgtttctatggaggaatttaagagaatctctaatgttgagattgctcatgctgcttggaatatccttcAGACTGttcatgaaggcacaaaggcagttaagattaataagttgcagcaattagcaactagatttgaaagcattaggatgtctgatgatgaattttttgatgaattctatgctaagcttaatgatattgttaattctgcatataatctgggtgaaatctatgatcaacctaaaattgttaggaagattcttagatctttaactgagaattttagacccaaagtgactactatcactgaaagcaaggatgtggactccatccctgttgatgaacttgtaggatctcttcagtcctatgagttggacctacctaagactaggaaatccaaatcaatggctttcaagtatgttgatgatattgatgcaagtggatttgatgatgagtttTTTgttacagagattgcttaccttgccaagaactttagaaactttcttaggaacaataacagaagggcaagaggtaAGAACACtgttgaacctagaaattttaggaggaatgatcCCATTAAAGTTAATAAcactgaaaaacctaaagaaaaagtaagtcaACCTTCTAATAATACTAtaggtcaacaatgttttgggtgtcaagggtatggtcatgtgaaatctGAATGTTCTATATTCTTGAgatctaagggtaaggctatggctgtaacccttagtgatgatgaagtttctgacaatgagtctggtagtgatgatgatgatagaaacttcattactttcactgctactgctgtagttgatgaaagtattgCTATTGAGGAGAACCCTTCTGATAGGGAACTCCTTGAGGATGCATATTTACAAAAAGCctacaataaaatttgcaaagttgttgcaaaggatgctatgagtgttgatttaggcttaatgaaaattgcatctcttgaacttgaaaggaaaaatttgcttgtgaaactgtttgatgctaatgaattgttgaataatgtgaagactgagaacatgcttttgcttgataaagttaaaaatttgaaatttgaattatCTGTTACTAGAGAACAAACTGATAGGTTTGCAagttccaaacttgatcacatgttgagtgttcaaaagtaTCCCTCTGACAAAACTAgtttaggttttgtagaaagcatctctgtgcCTGCACCCCATTCTACaaactttgttccttcttctttttccaaaCCCCTTGTAAGTAAGGTTGTCAAACCCTCTATGAGTGAAGCTAAATCTGTATaagttacacctcctaggaagattagggttgatcttcaAGAGTTTAAACCTAAGGCTTCTAAGCCTCCTAAGGGCAAGTtgcatgataagcctgcatgggtttgtcatttttgtggaaagtttgGGCACATACGTCCAAACTGTTTCAAGCTGCAAGCTGATAAgtgagcaaacaaaccaaaagtgcctgtgcctcaagcacaagattctatggtacttattggtgaattggtaaaggctcttaacctttattccaatcctgaaGTTGGAAATCATTCTAATGTGAATAAAAACTCCAATGCTCGAGCTGcaactaaaaagttttggatgtaaaaggctcaatctaagtgagtctttctgacatggttcTTGTACTTCAttgctctactctttgtgaccattgctcttgtttttgtgtttttcgtTTTCTTTGCTTCTAGGATTTgtattgcataacattcatgcatttcattctgggttattttgttttttttttttttaaaaataaaaaaacaaaaaaaaagggaagcaaaatgtgttttgcattattttcttggatttgaaatcaaggttggccaatttacttttacataacatgtttatgtactttgtttagcttggatgagcttatttattgcactttactagttaaaactttgtagtgcatgttgtttgggaagatgtttataatttttgatcacaggatcttgatcttgaagtcacatgcttttgattttcagACTTGAATttattgagaaaggcataaataaccatctaaCCACTGTTTACTAGTCAATTATGaataccttagtgcatatcgtaagattttgtgcttgagaaagtgtagcacatgtacaaaaagaacataaggtatAGCCTCGGCTTTAATaacttcaaaatcaaataaaattggtgtgtacattatcccggctattttaataagtttttgttcaaataaaattggtgtgtatattatgaggcaaatcaataaacttacataattgcaagcttgttttttaggag encodes:
- the LOC115991049 gene encoding uncharacterized protein LOC115991049; protein product: MEKDLEAVKRYYMENENVGHPLTDTGDTALHVAVYTGNKELFSFLLDLAPFLSDIRNELGNTALHEAAAAGNVKMAEHLLCFGESQLDVKNNSGETPLFIAAAFGKTEMVKFLIVDAGKSNPIKENHCTRNDSK